One Myxococcales bacterium genomic region harbors:
- a CDS encoding LysR family transcriptional regulator produces MSARRELPSIDSLRYFEAAARTLRFREAARACALTPTAFGQRIRKLEEDLGVELFARTTRHVQLTRSGLALLPLARKCLLAAEACAHIADGPGEGHQALELTLGTRHELGLSFVVPALEAVQERVKGLELHLYFGSGQDLLLRVRSFDIDCAITSSLLNDPKLDAHKIHREEYVFVGAKKLLEARSFTKPEHAGAHVLLDVSPELPLFRYFRDAERAPALAFAKVIRSGTIEAIRMRTKAGAGVAVLPEYLVREDVAKGRLVRLFPRVRLLHDHFRLVFRKDDARRAIYEDIARAFAAIPLR; encoded by the coding sequence ATGTCCGCGCGCCGGGAGCTGCCATCCATCGACTCGCTACGGTACTTCGAGGCGGCCGCACGTACGCTTCGTTTCCGCGAGGCGGCCCGGGCGTGCGCGCTCACGCCGACCGCGTTCGGTCAGCGTATTCGCAAGCTCGAGGAAGACCTCGGAGTGGAGCTCTTCGCACGGACGACGCGCCACGTGCAGCTCACCCGCTCGGGCCTCGCCCTCTTGCCCCTCGCGCGAAAGTGCCTGCTCGCCGCCGAGGCCTGCGCGCACATCGCCGACGGTCCCGGGGAGGGACACCAGGCGCTCGAGCTCACGCTGGGGACACGACACGAGCTCGGGCTCTCGTTCGTCGTGCCTGCGCTCGAGGCCGTGCAAGAGCGCGTCAAGGGCCTCGAGCTCCACCTCTATTTCGGCTCGGGCCAAGACCTCCTGTTGCGCGTCCGATCGTTCGACATCGACTGCGCGATCACGTCGTCGCTCCTGAACGATCCGAAGCTCGATGCCCACAAAATCCATCGCGAGGAGTACGTGTTCGTGGGCGCGAAAAAGCTCCTCGAGGCGCGCTCGTTCACGAAACCCGAGCACGCCGGGGCGCACGTGCTCTTGGACGTCTCTCCCGAGCTCCCGCTCTTTCGGTACTTCCGAGACGCGGAGCGAGCCCCCGCCCTCGCGTTCGCGAAGGTGATTCGGAGCGGCACCATCGAGGCCATCCGGATGCGGACGAAGGCCGGGGCGGGCGTGGCCGTGCTCCCCGAGTACCTCGTGCGCGAGGACGTCGCGAAGGGACGCCTCGTCCGCCTCTTCCCGCGCGTGCGACTCTTGCACGACCACTTCCGCCTCGTTTTCCGGAAGGACGACGCACGGCGCGCGATCTACGAAGACATCGCGCGCGCCTTCGCGGCGATTCCGCTGCGCTGA
- a CDS encoding fatty acid desaturase: MASQFLQRVLEPPAYGWERDGAFYKPTTREIMSHWASRMNFFATRKNWLPFTNWVWTLGLLPFLVVFATKYFSWPLLLVGFLYAMVALGTVNIVWLHRYCTHQAFTFSHPFYRFVIRNLTIRLVPEEIYVVSHHVHHAYTEEPGDPYNAHGGRLYCLLAGELHQPIARDLSPEDYARIVAMMKHTGVVANSYEQYQRWGSVCHPARLYAHFALNWAFWYAAFYAMGGHGLACAIFGVSALWAIGIRDFNYDAHGCGKDKRRDGDDFNRKDLSINQLFAGTVSGEWHNNHHAFPGGVRSGFMWWQLDTAYGLILLVKLLGGISSMRDYKARFIEKYVKPYEAAKRAKAAGETSGPTISPPDDDEEATELPGIPDAP, translated from the coding sequence ATGGCGAGTCAATTTCTTCAGCGAGTCCTCGAGCCTCCGGCCTACGGCTGGGAGCGCGATGGCGCCTTTTACAAGCCCACCACGCGCGAGATCATGTCGCACTGGGCGAGCCGTATGAACTTCTTCGCGACGCGAAAGAACTGGCTCCCGTTCACCAACTGGGTGTGGACGCTCGGCCTTTTGCCGTTCTTGGTGGTGTTCGCCACGAAGTACTTCTCGTGGCCCCTCCTCCTCGTGGGTTTCCTCTACGCGATGGTGGCGCTCGGCACGGTGAACATCGTGTGGCTGCACCGCTACTGCACGCACCAGGCCTTCACGTTCTCGCACCCCTTCTATCGGTTCGTCATTCGCAACCTGACGATCCGCCTCGTGCCCGAGGAGATCTACGTGGTCTCCCACCACGTGCATCACGCCTACACCGAAGAGCCGGGCGACCCGTACAACGCTCACGGCGGTCGCCTCTACTGCCTGCTCGCGGGTGAGCTCCACCAGCCCATCGCCCGGGATCTCTCGCCCGAAGACTACGCGCGCATCGTGGCGATGATGAAGCACACGGGCGTGGTCGCGAACTCGTACGAGCAGTACCAGCGCTGGGGCTCGGTCTGCCACCCGGCCCGTCTCTACGCCCACTTCGCCCTCAATTGGGCCTTTTGGTACGCGGCCTTCTACGCGATGGGCGGCCACGGCCTCGCGTGCGCCATCTTCGGTGTCTCGGCGCTCTGGGCCATCGGCATCCGCGACTTCAACTACGACGCCCACGGCTGCGGCAAAGACAAGCGCCGCGACGGCGACGACTTCAACCGCAAAGACCTCAGCATCAACCAGCTCTTCGCGGGCACCGTCTCCGGGGAGTGGCACAACAACCACCACGCCTTCCCCGGCGGCGTGCGGTCCGGGTTCATGTGGTGGCAGCTCGACACCGCGTACGGGCTCATCCTCCTCGTGAAGCTCTTGGGGGGCATCTCGTCGATGCGCGACTACAAGGCTCGTTTCATCGAGAAGTACGTGAAGCCCTACGAGGCCGCGAAGCGCGCCAAAGCGGCGGGCGAAACCTCTGGCCCGACGATCTCTCCACCCGACGACGACGAAGAGGCGACCGAGCTCCCGGGCATCCCCGACGCGCCCTGA
- a CDS encoding TetR/AcrR family transcriptional regulator, whose protein sequence is MKARSYRMTTRAEAAEETGRRIVAAVQALIVERPYPEVTLEAVAARAQVTLQTVLRRFGSKADLVAAAAKEGAARVEAQRSAAVPGDLPGCVENLFDHYEEWGETSLRLLAQEEAFEAIAALVEQGRATHAAWVERVFARELSEARRTRSGKIRRAQLVAICDVYTWKLLRRDLGLTRADAERAMLGMLEALCRSSS, encoded by the coding sequence ATGAAGGCGAGAAGCTACCGGATGACCACCCGCGCGGAGGCCGCGGAGGAGACGGGGCGCCGCATCGTCGCCGCCGTCCAAGCGCTCATCGTCGAGCGGCCGTACCCCGAGGTGACGCTCGAGGCCGTCGCGGCCCGGGCGCAGGTCACGCTCCAGACCGTGCTCCGCCGCTTCGGCTCCAAGGCGGATCTCGTCGCGGCCGCGGCCAAGGAGGGCGCCGCGCGGGTCGAGGCGCAGCGCAGCGCGGCCGTCCCGGGGGATCTGCCCGGCTGCGTGGAGAACCTCTTCGATCACTACGAGGAGTGGGGCGAGACGTCGCTACGGCTGCTCGCCCAGGAAGAGGCGTTCGAGGCCATCGCTGCCCTCGTCGAGCAGGGTCGGGCGACCCACGCGGCCTGGGTCGAGCGCGTGTTCGCCCGCGAGCTCTCGGAGGCCCGCCGCACCCGGAGCGGTAAGATCCGCCGCGCGCAGCTCGTCGCCATCTGTGACGTCTACACGTGGAAGCTCCTCCGACGGGATCTCGGCCTAACGAGGGCCGACGCCGAACGCGCCATGTTGGGCATGCTCGAGGCGCTCTGCCGGAGCTCGTCCTGA
- a CDS encoding glycosyltransferase — MAKVLCYTSPARGHLYPMVPVLSELRDRGHDVVLLTLGEEVERMAALGRFRVRPISSAIEAIPLDDYRARTTMGSLERAVATFATRAEHEVPDLRAALREERPDVVLVDFNSWGAMAVAEASSAPWAAFLPYLLPWPRPGIPPFGPGLAPRHDVIGKLRDALVGRVVSAVTNRGLPRLDAVRAKVGLGPLGAMSEHGRAAHRLLYFTAPPFEYEDSSPFERLVAVGPCAWEPPGERPAWLVAEERPVVLVTCSTELQADGALVQACLDGLAQEDVLVVATSGAIDPLSFRVPHNARVERFVPHTPVLERAACVVSHGGMGITQKALLAGVPVCVVPFGRDQHEVARRVEVARAGVRVDKAHLSPGRLQEAVRVVRGLRAGAARVAEGFRRAGGAARAAQEIESLVR; from the coding sequence ATGGCGAAGGTGCTCTGCTACACCTCGCCGGCGCGCGGGCACCTCTATCCGATGGTGCCGGTGCTCTCCGAGCTCCGCGACCGCGGCCACGACGTGGTCCTCCTTACGCTCGGCGAAGAGGTCGAGCGCATGGCGGCGCTCGGGCGCTTCCGTGTCCGCCCGATCTCCTCGGCCATCGAGGCGATCCCTCTCGACGACTACCGCGCCCGCACCACCATGGGGAGCCTCGAGCGTGCCGTGGCCACCTTCGCGACGCGCGCGGAGCACGAGGTGCCCGATCTGCGCGCGGCCCTCCGCGAGGAGCGCCCCGACGTCGTGCTCGTCGACTTCAACAGCTGGGGAGCGATGGCCGTCGCCGAGGCCTCCTCTGCTCCTTGGGCCGCATTTTTGCCCTATTTGCTCCCGTGGCCGCGGCCCGGAATTCCTCCCTTCGGTCCAGGGCTCGCGCCTCGCCACGACGTCATCGGGAAGCTGCGCGACGCCCTCGTCGGCAGGGTCGTGTCGGCCGTAACGAACCGCGGCCTGCCACGGCTCGACGCGGTTCGTGCGAAGGTCGGGCTCGGCCCGCTCGGCGCGATGTCGGAGCATGGGCGCGCCGCGCACCGGCTGCTCTACTTCACGGCGCCTCCCTTCGAGTACGAGGATTCGTCGCCCTTCGAGCGCCTCGTCGCGGTCGGACCTTGCGCCTGGGAGCCCCCGGGGGAGCGCCCCGCGTGGCTCGTGGCGGAGGAGCGTCCGGTCGTGCTCGTGACGTGCTCGACCGAGCTCCAAGCGGACGGGGCCCTCGTCCAGGCGTGCCTCGACGGGCTGGCGCAAGAGGACGTCCTCGTCGTGGCGACGAGCGGCGCCATCGACCCTTTGAGCTTTCGCGTCCCGCACAACGCGCGCGTCGAGCGCTTCGTCCCCCACACACCCGTCCTCGAGCGCGCGGCGTGCGTCGTGTCCCATGGAGGAATGGGCATCACACAAAAGGCGCTGCTCGCCGGCGTCCCGGTGTGCGTCGTTCCCTTCGGCCGCGATCAGCACGAGGTCGCGCGGCGGGTCGAGGTGGCGCGAGCCGGCGTGCGCGTCGACAAGGCTCACCTGTCGCCGGGGCGCTTGCAGGAGGCCGTGCGGGTAGTGCGAGGGCTGCGCGCCGGAGCGGCGCGGGTCGCGGAGGGTTTTCGCCGAGCCGGAGGCGCCGCGCGCGCCGCCCAAGAGATCGAGTCGCTGGTTCGATGA